Part of the Thermococcus barossii genome is shown below.
CCGACCGAGCGCGTTAAACTCTTCGCGGAAAGGGCCGATCTGCTGATACATGAGGCCACGTATCTCTCCCCGGAACACCGGGGCGAGAGTTATCACTCCACCGTCGGAGAGGCCTGTGAAATCGCCAAAAAGGCCCGAGTGAAGCTACTCGCCCTCTTCCACAGGGCCTTCCGCTACACCTATGAGGAGTACCTGAGTGAAGCCTCGCGACTCTGCCGGGAGTTCGGGGTCAGGTACATAGTCCCGCGGGACTTTGACATTTTGGAGTTTAAATCGGGCGAATTCAGCGTGAGAAACCTTCTGGAGGAGAGAGGATGAGCTATCTTCGCTACGTCAAGCTCATAGGCACGATGCATGTCTCGCCGAAGAGCAGGGAGGAGGTCGTCAGGACGATTCTCAACGAGCGGCCCGATGCGGTTGCGATAGAACTTGACAGGACACGCTTCCTGGCCATGAACGAGAACAGACGCATGACCCTCGAAGAAGCCCTACGCTTCGGTAGGAGAGGGCTGATAAACTACCTTCTGGCCAAGGTCGAGGAGAGGCTCGGGGAGGAATTTGGAATGGCCCCGGGTGAGGAGATGAAAGCAGCTGTAAACGCCGCTCAATCCCTCGGCGTCCCCCTCTACCTCATAGACGAGGACATAAACGTCATACTCTCCAAGATAGCCGCCGCACCCGGTCGGGAGAAGCTCCTCATGGCACTGGAGGCGCTGGGTGTATTCCTTCCCATTAAAGCGGGTGAGGTCGGCGACCCCATGGAGGAGTACCGGCTTATGATGGTGCAGTTCAAGCGCCGCTATCCGTACCTCTACCGCGTTCTGGTCGAGGAGAGGAACGAGGTTATGGCGAGGAACCTGATCTCGATAGTGGAGAACCTAAAGCTACGGGGGATCAAGAGGCCGAGAGTCATAGCGGTTGTTGGCCTCGGC
Proteins encoded:
- a CDS encoding TraB domain-containing protein, whose protein sequence is MSYLRYVKLIGTMHVSPKSREEVVRTILNERPDAVAIELDRTRFLAMNENRRMTLEEALRFGRRGLINYLLAKVEERLGEEFGMAPGEEMKAAVNAAQSLGVPLYLIDEDINVILSKIAAAPGREKLLMALEALGVFLPIKAGEVGDPMEEYRLMMVQFKRRYPYLYRVLVEERNEVMARNLISIVENLKLRGIKRPRVIAVVGLGHKPGIEHLLDRAREQRFLSPYWTAGAM